The following proteins are encoded in a genomic region of Paenibacillus sp. FSL R7-0273:
- a CDS encoding amino acid ABC transporter ATP-binding protein — translation MIKVSNLSKSFHGNLILDDLSVEIEKGDVVALIGSSGAGKSTFLRALNCLEQADKGVLDLEGFKIDFSTITNKQRLELRKQTAMVFQHFNLFQHRTALDNVKEGLKIVKKMNDREAAQIALEQLEQVGLSDRSHYYPKHLSGGQQQRVGIARALAMKPKLLLLDEPTSALDPELVGEVLQTIKKTAATGQTMILVSHEMSFVYEVASKVLFLDKGKIVEEGTPDQVFNHPKSERAKEFLHNYFRNKTGNQ, via the coding sequence ATGATCAAGGTAAGTAACTTATCTAAATCCTTTCACGGCAATCTGATTCTGGATGATCTGTCGGTTGAGATTGAAAAAGGGGACGTAGTCGCCCTGATCGGCTCCTCCGGTGCAGGTAAATCCACCTTTCTGCGTGCCTTGAACTGTCTGGAGCAGGCGGATAAGGGTGTGCTGGATCTCGAAGGCTTCAAAATCGATTTTAGCACAATCACGAATAAGCAGCGGCTGGAGCTCCGGAAGCAGACGGCCATGGTCTTTCAGCATTTTAACCTGTTCCAGCACCGGACAGCACTGGACAATGTCAAGGAAGGCCTGAAGATTGTCAAAAAAATGAATGACCGCGAAGCCGCGCAGATTGCCCTGGAGCAACTGGAGCAGGTGGGGCTCTCGGACCGGTCCCATTATTATCCGAAGCATCTGTCCGGCGGCCAGCAGCAGCGTGTGGGCATTGCCCGCGCACTGGCGATGAAGCCGAAGCTGCTGCTCCTGGACGAGCCTACCTCAGCGCTTGACCCTGAGCTCGTTGGCGAGGTGCTTCAGACCATCAAAAAGACGGCGGCCACCGGCCAGACGATGATTCTCGTTTCGCATGAAATGAGCTTCGTATATGAAGTAGCGAGTAAGGTGCTCTTTTTGGACAAAGGCAAAATAGTGGAGGAAGGCACGCCGGATCAGGTGTTCAATCATCCCAAATCCGAGCGGGCCAAAGAGTTCCTGCACAACTATTTCCGTAACAAAACCGGCAATCAGTAA
- a CDS encoding NAD(P)H-dependent oxidoreductase, translating to MKTLVVVTHPNIEKSVVNKRWIEELRKYPDKYTVHELHKAYPDEKINVEKEQQLIEAHDKLVLQFPVYWFNSPPLLKKWLDEVFTYGWAYGSKSDKLRNRKTALAVTAGGREKDYSEDGKFHYGLDRILSPFELTFLYCNADYRSFYAFYGTELETVGSTDYFKKLDVSSQGYIEFIENM from the coding sequence TTGAAAACACTTGTTGTCGTCACCCACCCAAATATCGAAAAATCCGTTGTTAATAAACGCTGGATCGAAGAACTCCGTAAATATCCAGACAAATATACTGTACACGAACTGCACAAAGCCTATCCCGATGAAAAAATCAACGTGGAAAAAGAACAACAACTGATTGAAGCGCATGATAAGCTGGTCTTGCAATTCCCTGTATACTGGTTTAATAGTCCACCTCTGCTAAAAAAGTGGCTGGACGAAGTATTTACTTACGGATGGGCATACGGCTCTAAGAGTGATAAATTAAGAAATCGGAAAACTGCATTAGCTGTAACCGCCGGAGGAAGAGAAAAAGATTATAGTGAAGATGGTAAATTCCACTATGGGCTTGACCGGATTTTGTCTCCCTTTGAGCTAACTTTTTTGTACTGCAATGCTGATTATCGTTCCTTCTATGCCTTCTATGGCACGGAATTAGAGACGGTAGGAAGTACGGATTATTTTAAAAAATTGGACGTTAGTTCACAAGGCTATATTGAATTTATTGAAAATATGTAA